One part of the Strix aluco isolate bStrAlu1 chromosome 27, bStrAlu1.hap1, whole genome shotgun sequence genome encodes these proteins:
- the C1QL4 gene encoding LOW QUALITY PROTEIN: complement C1q-like protein 4 (The sequence of the model RefSeq protein was modified relative to this genomic sequence to represent the inferred CDS: inserted 5 bases in 3 codons; deleted 2 bases in 2 codons) — protein MVLVLLVAIPLLVHSSKAAAHYEMLGSCRMVCDPYPGPELPPASPPPXLPGAKGEPGRKGRTGVRGPXPGPPGPRGPPGEXRGRPGPPGPPGPGPGGYIPSFYSPKIAFYAGLRKPHEGYEVLRFDDVVTNVGNYYEPSSGKFTCPLPGIYFFTYHVLMRGGDGTSMWADLMKNGQVRASAIAQDADQNWKSTLAVLVPAAPVPGRGK, from the exons atggtgctggtgctgctggtggccatCCCGCTGCTGGTCCACAGCTCCAAGGCGGCCGCGCACTACGAGATGCTGGGCAGCTGCCGCATGGTCTGTGACCCCTACCCCGGCCCCGAGCTGCCCCCCGCCTCGCCGCCCC TCCTGCCCGGCGCCAAGGGCGAGCCGGGGCGCAAGGGCCGCACCGGCGTCCGGGGTCC CCCCGGGCCACCAGGACCGCGGGGGCCACCGGGTGA CCGGGGCCGGCCGGGACCCCCGGGACCACCGGGGCCGGGTCCCGGGGGGTACATCCCCTCCTTCTACAGCCCCAAAATCGCCTTTTACGCGGGGCTGCGGAAGCCCCACGAGGGC TACGAGGTGCTGCGCTTCGACGACGTGGTCACCAATGTGGGCAACTACTACGAGCCCTCGAGCGGGAAGTtcacctgccccctccccggcatCTACTTCTTCACCTACCACGTCCTCATGCGCGGCGGCGACGGC ACCAGCATGTGGGCCGACCTCATGAAGAACGGGCAG gtgCGGGCCAGCGCCATCGCGCAGGACGCGGACCAGAACT GGAAGAGCACCCTGGCTGTGCTGGTCCCAGCAGCCCCAGTCCCTGGGAGGGGGAAATAG